The proteins below come from a single Limnobaculum xujianqingii genomic window:
- the tsaB gene encoding tRNA (adenosine(37)-N6)-threonylcarbamoyltransferase complex dimerization subunit type 1 TsaB encodes MSTRILALDAATEACSVAIWNDGKVHALYELCPREHTQRILPMVQQILAETGLTLAHMDALAFGRGPGSFTGVRIGIGIAQGLALGADLPMIGVSTLNTMAQGAYRMTGMTQILTAIDARMGEVYWGQYQRSSQGEWSLVNPEQVLSPQQVKEQLKSTHGEWAIAGTGWETYPDMADGTDVIIRNGKMPLPQAEDMLPLAVSCWKKGETQAVESAEPVYLRNEVTWKKLPDRE; translated from the coding sequence ATGTCAACGCGAATTCTTGCGCTTGATGCAGCCACAGAAGCGTGCTCCGTCGCCATCTGGAATGACGGTAAAGTTCATGCTTTGTACGAACTGTGTCCTCGTGAACATACCCAACGTATTTTGCCTATGGTCCAGCAGATTTTAGCTGAAACCGGGTTAACTCTGGCCCATATGGACGCTCTGGCTTTTGGCCGTGGTCCGGGTAGTTTTACCGGTGTTCGAATTGGTATCGGTATTGCTCAAGGATTAGCTTTAGGAGCTGACTTACCCATGATTGGTGTTTCAACCCTGAATACCATGGCTCAGGGTGCTTATCGCATGACCGGAATGACACAAATTCTGACCGCCATCGATGCCCGAATGGGGGAAGTTTACTGGGGGCAATATCAACGATCGTCACAGGGTGAGTGGAGCCTGGTTAACCCTGAGCAGGTTCTGTCACCGCAGCAGGTCAAAGAACAGTTAAAGTCAACGCATGGTGAATGGGCTATCGCCGGTACCGGATGGGAAACTTATCCTGATATGGCTGACGGCACCGATGTGATAATTCGTAACGGTAAAATGCCGTTGCCGCAGGCGGAAGATATGTTGCCTTTAGCCGTTTCCTGCTGGAAAAAAGGCGAAACTCAAGCGGTAGAATCAGCAGAGCCGGTCTATTTACGTAATGAAGTAACCTGGAAAAAACTACCGGATCGGGAATAA